A stretch of Macadamia integrifolia cultivar HAES 741 chromosome 7, SCU_Mint_v3, whole genome shotgun sequence DNA encodes these proteins:
- the LOC122083729 gene encoding potassium channel AKT2/3, with translation MEKSSVSYNSSSNSHMSWMGFQKNYHGSSEVPPHPHTREDDEDEDGASLNPRNLSKVILPPLGVSNYHQNQIEPKGRIISPMDSRYRCWETFMTILVAYSVWVYPFKIAFMKLSPRGGLYIADNIVDIFFLIDIVLTFFVAYIDPRTQLLVQDSRKITIRYLSTWFVMDLASTIPFEAIGYLFTGRNNVSLCLLGMLRFWRLRRVKQLFTRLEKDIRFSYFWIRCARLLSVTIFLVHCAGCLYYMLADRYPQEGKTWIGAVIPNFREASLKIRYISSIYWAMTTMTTVGYGDLHAVNSREMIFNIFYMLFNLGLTAYLIGNMTNLVVEGTRRTMEFRNSIESASHFVCRNRLPQKLKEHILAYMCLRFRAESLNQQQLIEQLPKSICNSICQHLFLPTVEKVYLFKGVSREILLQLVAKMKAEYIPPREDVIMQTESPDDVYVVVSGEVEIIDCGKEEERVMGTLRTGDIFGEVGALCLRPQGFTFRTKTLSQLLRMKTSALMEAMRTREQDYIVMFKNFLQHYRELKDLHIHDLLVENGEDNGDSNMDSNLLAVASSGNAAFLDELLKASLDPNVGDSKGRTPLHIAASKGHEDCVLVLLKHGCNINIQDMIGNTPLWDAISTKHHSIFRILYHCTSISDPHTTGDLLCTAAKRNDLSTMKELLSHGLNVDSKNRHGSTALQIAMSENHVEMVNLLVMNGANVDQASPNGFPMNTLDEMVKKREVGHCITMLEAVPDETIESYLRRKQEEESKWGRSKGGNCLRVSIYREHPVLRRNSCNMEAGKLIKLPTSLEELKSIAGEKLGFDARNAIIMNEEGAGIDSIEVIRDNDKLFIVNEVNFHN, from the exons ATGGAAAAGAGTTCTGTATCATACAACTCAAGCTCCAACTCTCACATGAGTTGGATGGGTTTTCAGAAGAACTACCATGGAAGCTCTGAAGTCCCACCACACCCACACACcagagaagatgatgaagatgaagatggcgCCTCTCTCAACCCACGCAACCTCTCTAAGGTCATCCTCCCTCCTTTGGGTGTCTCCAATTATCATCAGAACCAAATTGAGCCTAAAGGGAGAATCATCTCACCCATGGACTCCAGATACAG GTGTTGGGAGACATTCATGACGATTTTGGTGGCTTATTCTGTATGGGTTTACCCATTCAAGATTGCATTCATGAAGTTATCTCCCAGAGGAGGACTGTATATAGCAGACAACATTGTTGACATCTTCTTCCTGATCGACATTGTGTTGACATTTTTTGTTGCTTACATCGACCCAAGAACTCAGCTTCTAGTTCAGGATTCAAGGAAAATTACTATAAG GTACCTCTCAACATGGTTTGTCATGGATTTGGCTTCCACAATCCCATTTGAGGCTATAGGATACTTATTTACAGGGAGAAACAATGTTAGTCTGTGTCTGCTTGGGATGCTAAGGTTTTGGCGTTTAAGAAGGGTTAAGCAACTATTCACAAG ACTTGAAAAGGACATTAGATTCAGCTATTTCTGGATAAGATGTGCTAGACTTCTGAGT GTGACAATATTTCTGGTTCATTGTGCTGGATGCCTCTATTACATGCTGGCTGATCGATACCCACAAGAAGGGAAGACATGGATTGGAGCTGTGATTCCAAATTTTAGAGAAGCTAGCCTTAAGATCAGATACATATCTTCTATTTATTGGGCCATGACTACCATGACAACAGTAGGTTATGGAGATCTACATGCTGTAAATTCTAGGGAGATGATCTTCAACATATTTTACATGCTCTTCAATCTTGGCCTCACTGCTTACTTGATTGGAAACATGACTAATTTAGTCGTTGAAGGAACCCGTCGGACTATGGAATTC AGGAATAGCATAGAATCAGCCTCACACTTTGTATGTCGAAACCGCTTACCTCAGAAGTTGAAAGAGCATATATTAGCTTACATGTGTTTAAGATTTAGGGCTGAGAGTTTGAACCAGCAACAATTGATTGAACAACTTCCAAAATCAATCTGTAATAGTATCTGCCAACACCTATTCCTACCAACAGTAGAGAAAGTGTATCTCTTCAAAGGAGTGTCAAGGGAAATACTATTGCAGTTG GTTGCGAAAATGAAGGCAGAATATATTCCACCAAGAGAGGATGTTATAATGCAAACTGAATCGCCCGACGATGTCTATGTTGTTGTATCAGGAGAAGTAGAAATCATCGATTgcggaaaggaagaagaaagagtcaTGGGTACACTAAGAACTGGAGACATATTTGGTGAAGTTGGAGCTCTTTGCCTTAGACCTCAAGGCTTTACATTTAGAACAAAGACACTATCTCAACTCTTGAGGATGAAAACAAGTGCTTTAATGGAAGCAATGAGAACCAGAGAACAAGACTACATAGTCATGTTTAAGAACTTCCTTCAA CACTACAGAGAGCTTAAGGATCTGCACATCCATGATTTACTGGTAGAAAATGGAGAGGATAATGGAGATTCCAATATGGATAGTAATCTGTTGGCTGTAGCAAGTTCTGGTAATGCAGCTTTTTTAGATGAGCTTCTGAAGGCAAGTCTGGACCCTAATGTTGGGGACTCCAAAGGAAGAACCCCATTG CACATAGCAGCATCAAAAGGTCATGAAGATTGTGTCCTGGTTCTCCTCAAGCATGGCTGCAACATTAATATACAAG ATATGATTGGGAATACTCCTCTATGGGATGCAATCTCTACAAAGCACCATTCCATCTTTAGGATCCTCTACCACTGTACATCCATTTCCGATCCTCACACAACCGGTGATCTTCTATGCACCGCTGCGAAAAGAAACGATCTTTCTACAATGAAGGAACTATTGAGCCACGGATTGAATGTGGACTCAAAGAATCGCCATGGATCCACTGCTCTTCAAATCGCTATGTCCGAAAATCACGTAGAGATGGTGAACCTCTTAGTGATGAATGGTGCAAATGTTGATCAGGCGAGTCCAAATGGATTTCCAATGAATACTTTagatgaaatggtgaaaaaaagAGAGGTGGGGCATTGTATAACCATGCTTGAGGCTGTACCAGATGAGACTATAGAAAGTTATTTAAGGAGaaagcaagaagaagagagcAAGTGGGGTAGATCAAAAGGTGGAAACTGTCTTAGGGTCAGCATATATAGAGAACATCCTGTGTTGAGAAGGAACTCATGTAACATGGAAGCAGGGAAACTCATAAAGTTGCCAACTTCCTTGGAAGAACTCAAAAGCATTGCTG GGGAAAAGCTTGGGTTTGATGCAAGGAATGCAATCATAATGAATGAAGAAGGTGCAGGGATTGATTCAATTGAAGTAATTAGGGATAACGACAAGCTCTTTATAGTCAATGAAGTAAACTTCCATAATTAG